The following proteins are co-located in the Desulfovibrio intestinalis genome:
- a CDS encoding 4Fe-4S binding protein codes for MYMLKNVLRNLSGKPATRLYPLEEREPFPAYRGVITNDVERCIFCNTCARICPTDAITVDAKAGQWVYDPFLCVYCAACVEKCPTKCLVQQPIHRKPSVTKFRVLRTGTPRVKKTATAKAKAESSTKEKPESE; via the coding sequence ATGTACATGCTTAAAAATGTGTTGCGCAATCTGTCGGGCAAACCGGCTACACGGCTGTATCCGCTTGAAGAGCGTGAGCCCTTCCCGGCCTACAGGGGCGTAATCACCAACGATGTTGAACGGTGCATATTCTGCAACACCTGCGCCAGAATTTGCCCTACGGACGCCATTACTGTTGATGCCAAGGCAGGGCAGTGGGTGTACGATCCTTTCCTGTGTGTATATTGTGCTGCCTGCGTGGAAAAATGCCCCACCAAATGTCTGGTGCAGCAACCCATCCACCGCAAGCCCTCGGTTACCAAGTTCAGGGTGCTGCGCACGGGAACCCCGCGCGTTAAAAAAACTGCCACCGCCAAGGCAAAGGCTGAATCCAGCACCAAGGAAAAACCTGAAAGCGAATAA
- a CDS encoding sulfite exporter TauE/SafE family protein, translated as MRNKWMLGGSVVLLLLFTVGQVFAAEGQAPAADSAATSVAAPAAEAPKAKASDDSAIAAQLQTAPAGLRKAIAEQIKVAPETYNSTAETGYLGIPGGPKINMILAFGWALWVGWIFSTVGAFGGVMAGVGHMSVHGLGNYAKSFGKTPLNKAVTDSVRASNQMLAGLSAVISTFSYYRMKRLVLPLGIALGLGSILGAYLSVSLTAGKLNFSSYQGYFGMFVLALGLYLIWETSPAGQRSKSKAKEAAKAFEASAKCETADKKLPTGVKLISFSITRCVFTFCGVEFSFNPLLPFLGGVVIASIAAFLGVGGGFLLVPFITSVTQLPMYLAAGTSALAVLVSMITGITTLMLHGALVDWNLVSIELLGIAVGSIIGPFTSRFFSEIWLKRLFIVLALYVGTDYVLRGFFQIKMFG; from the coding sequence ATGAGGAACAAATGGATGCTTGGCGGCAGCGTTGTATTGCTGTTGCTATTTACTGTGGGGCAGGTCTTCGCCGCTGAAGGGCAGGCTCCGGCTGCTGATTCTGCCGCTACATCGGTTGCTGCTCCGGCTGCTGAAGCTCCCAAGGCCAAAGCCAGCGACGATTCAGCCATTGCTGCCCAGCTGCAGACGGCCCCTGCTGGTCTGAGGAAGGCCATTGCCGAACAGATCAAAGTGGCGCCCGAAACCTATAATTCCACTGCCGAAACTGGCTATCTGGGTATACCCGGCGGCCCAAAAATCAACATGATTCTTGCCTTTGGCTGGGCCTTGTGGGTGGGCTGGATTTTCTCCACCGTTGGCGCTTTTGGCGGTGTTATGGCGGGCGTGGGGCACATGAGCGTGCATGGTCTTGGCAACTATGCCAAGTCGTTTGGCAAAACGCCCCTCAACAAGGCTGTTACCGACTCTGTGCGTGCCTCTAACCAGATGCTCGCAGGTCTTTCAGCCGTCATCAGTACCTTCAGCTACTACCGTATGAAGCGTCTGGTGCTGCCCCTGGGTATTGCCCTTGGTCTCGGCTCCATTCTTGGCGCGTACCTGTCGGTCTCCCTTACTGCTGGCAAGCTGAACTTCTCGTCCTACCAGGGCTACTTCGGCATGTTCGTGCTGGCCCTTGGCCTGTACCTGATATGGGAAACTTCGCCTGCCGGGCAGCGTTCCAAATCCAAGGCCAAGGAAGCCGCCAAGGCTTTTGAAGCCTCTGCCAAGTGCGAAACCGCAGACAAAAAACTGCCCACTGGCGTGAAGCTCATTTCCTTCAGCATAACCCGCTGCGTCTTCACCTTCTGTGGCGTTGAATTTTCCTTCAATCCGCTGCTGCCTTTCCTTGGCGGCGTGGTCATCGCCAGCATCGCGGCCTTCCTTGGCGTGGGCGGCGGCTTCCTGCTGGTGCCCTTCATCACCAGCGTGACCCAGCTTCCGATGTATCTGGCCGCGGGCACCTCGGCTCTGGCCGTTCTGGTGAGCATGATCACGGGTATCACCACCCTTATGCTGCACGGCGCTCTGGTGGACTGGAACCTCGTGAGCATCGAACTTCTTGGCATCGCTGTGGGCTCCATCATTGGACCCTTCACTTCGCGGTTCTTCTCTGAAATCTGGCTGAAGCGGCTCTTCATCGTACTGGCCCTGTATGTGGGTACGGACTATGTGCTGCGTGGCTTCTTCCAGATCAAGATGTTTGGCTAG
- a CDS encoding NADH:flavin oxidoreductase/NADH oxidase — protein sequence MNTLFSPITLGELKLANRIVIPPMDQYSADEGRPTHWHHMHYGHLAVSGAGLLIVEATAVEPEGRISPQDLGLWSDEHEDLHRRMLETISTFSSIPIALQIGHAGRKGSTSRPWEGRGPLGQQDGGWSVCAPSALPFDAASPMPTALATADIDRLTASFVTTAQRAMRAGYKAIELHAAHGYLMHEFLSPLSNKREDEYGGSLENRMRFPLRVFAAVRKALPDSIPVGMRVSGTDFAPGGWDVAECAILAQELEKAGAAFIHVSGGGLSPDQQINLAPGYQVYLAQTIKQAVTSLPVIAVGLITEPELASGIIVSGQADMVAVGRAILYDPRWPWHAAATLGASIADAPKQYLRCQPHKLKSLFV from the coding sequence ATGAATACCCTTTTTTCTCCCATCACCCTCGGCGAGCTGAAACTCGCCAACCGCATTGTCATTCCCCCAATGGATCAATATTCTGCGGATGAAGGACGTCCCACGCACTGGCACCACATGCACTACGGGCACTTGGCCGTTTCGGGTGCCGGGCTGCTTATAGTCGAAGCCACCGCAGTGGAACCGGAAGGCAGAATTTCTCCGCAAGACCTGGGCTTGTGGAGCGACGAGCATGAAGATCTGCACCGCCGCATGCTGGAAACCATAAGTACGTTTTCCTCCATTCCGATAGCTCTTCAGATAGGACATGCCGGACGTAAAGGCTCCACCAGCCGCCCGTGGGAAGGCCGCGGCCCTCTGGGCCAGCAGGACGGAGGCTGGTCCGTATGCGCTCCTTCCGCCCTGCCCTTTGACGCCGCTTCCCCCATGCCCACAGCCCTTGCCACAGCAGACATCGACCGTCTCACCGCATCGTTTGTCACTACCGCCCAGCGTGCCATGCGCGCCGGATATAAGGCCATTGAACTGCATGCGGCCCACGGCTACCTGATGCACGAATTTCTCTCTCCCCTGTCCAACAAGCGGGAAGACGAATACGGCGGAAGCCTTGAAAACAGAATGCGCTTCCCCCTGCGTGTCTTCGCGGCGGTGCGCAAAGCCCTGCCTGATAGCATTCCCGTGGGCATGCGCGTTTCCGGTACGGATTTCGCCCCCGGAGGATGGGATGTGGCTGAATGCGCCATCTTGGCGCAAGAGCTGGAAAAGGCGGGCGCAGCTTTCATTCACGTCTCTGGCGGCGGCTTGAGCCCCGACCAGCAGATCAACCTGGCTCCCGGGTATCAGGTATACCTTGCACAGACCATCAAGCAGGCCGTCACAAGCCTGCCTGTCATCGCGGTGGGTCTTATTACCGAACCGGAGCTGGCTTCGGGCATTATTGTTAGCGGTCAGGCCGATATGGTGGCCGTGGGCCGTGCCATTTTGTATGATCCGCGCTGGCCCTGGCACGCGGCAGCGACCCTTGGCGCATCCATTGCCGATGCTCCAAAGCAGTATCTGCGCTGCCAACCGCACAAACTGAAAAGCCTGTTCGTATAG
- a CDS encoding DUF1269 domain-containing protein, producing the protein MRTLIVVAYPTETQASEERIKFLKMQKSYLVDLEDAVVVTRKQDGKVKLHQLYNLTATGALSGGFWGALIGLIFLNPLLGLVVGAGAGAVGGSLSDVGINDNFMKQLGEKLKPGSSALFVLVDSDITDKVLAELRGSGGEVIQSSLSHEDEGRLQAALSAATDSAAKG; encoded by the coding sequence ATGCGTACACTTATTGTTGTTGCCTACCCCACTGAAACTCAGGCCAGCGAAGAACGCATCAAATTTTTAAAGATGCAGAAATCCTATCTTGTGGACCTTGAAGACGCCGTGGTGGTTACCCGCAAACAAGACGGCAAGGTCAAACTGCACCAGCTTTATAACCTTACGGCAACGGGTGCTCTGAGTGGCGGATTTTGGGGAGCGCTTATCGGCCTCATCTTCCTGAACCCGCTGCTGGGCCTTGTGGTAGGCGCGGGCGCGGGCGCTGTGGGCGGCTCGCTCAGCGATGTGGGCATCAATGACAATTTCATGAAACAGCTTGGCGAAAAGCTGAAACCCGGATCTTCTGCCCTGTTTGTGCTGGTGGATTCTGACATTACCGACAAGGTGCTGGCAGAATTGCGTGGTTCTGGCGGGGAAGTCATTCAGTCTTCACTGTCGCACGAAGATGAAGGCCGCCTTCAGGCTGCCCTCAGTGCTGCAACTGACAGCGCTGCAAAAGGTTAG
- a CDS encoding MBL fold metallo-hydrolase, whose translation MAAPNVRGFFDPVTATWTYVVWSDTDSLKRCAVIDSVLDYDMPSSRTSTVSADAIINFVNQKQLQVEWILETHIHADHVTAARYLKGKLGGKIAISKHILGIITTWVPIFQTGDDTPADGSDFDYLFDNDEEFTIGDLKARIIHTPGHTPADTTYIIEETAFVGDTIFLPDVGSGRCDFPGGSAEDSYDSSRKLFALPDHYRIYVGHDYPPAGTRGPQCMATVNEQKFKNDRLHIGIDKNTFVSRRKADDTGKAVPALLLPSIQANMRTGDFGTAVNGTQYVKLPVNKL comes from the coding sequence ATGGCTGCACCCAATGTGCGCGGATTTTTTGATCCCGTTACCGCTACCTGGACCTATGTGGTCTGGTCCGATACTGACAGCCTGAAACGCTGCGCTGTTATTGACAGCGTTCTCGACTACGACATGCCCTCAAGCCGCACCAGCACGGTTTCCGCCGATGCGATCATCAATTTTGTGAACCAGAAGCAATTGCAGGTCGAGTGGATTCTTGAAACCCACATCCACGCCGACCATGTCACAGCCGCCCGGTATCTCAAGGGAAAGCTGGGTGGCAAGATCGCCATCAGCAAGCACATTCTGGGCATCATCACCACCTGGGTTCCCATTTTCCAGACAGGCGACGACACCCCTGCGGACGGTTCGGACTTTGACTACCTTTTTGATAATGACGAAGAGTTCACCATTGGCGACCTCAAGGCCAGAATCATACACACTCCGGGTCATACCCCGGCTGACACCACATACATCATCGAAGAAACCGCCTTTGTGGGCGACACCATCTTTTTGCCAGACGTGGGCTCGGGCCGTTGCGACTTCCCCGGCGGCAGCGCCGAGGATTCTTACGACTCTTCACGCAAACTTTTTGCCCTGCCCGACCATTACCGTATATATGTGGGGCACGACTATCCGCCGGCAGGCACACGCGGCCCCCAGTGCATGGCTACCGTCAACGAGCAAAAATTCAAAAATGACCGGCTGCACATCGGCATTGATAAGAATACGTTCGTCTCCCGGCGCAAGGCCGACGACACTGGCAAGGCTGTACCCGCCCTGCTGCTGCCTTCCATCCAAGCCAACATGCGCACTGGCGACTTTGGCACGGCGGTCAACGGCACCCAGTACGTCAAACTGCCTGTAAACAAGCTGTAA
- a CDS encoding rhodanese-like domain-containing protein, protein MSSVQSISARELHGVDLKQALIVDVRTPMEYSEKRLASPTALAPVTELDPHDTALRSGALEDTPILVLCRSGARAKTAAAKFAESGFTDVRVIEGGIIACQEEGFATVGEGQPKTAASSPSLDRQVRFVAGALTLFFTLLGLLVHPAFFLGALFVGVGQVFSGITNWCGMALLLMRAPWNQKGASCGLGKACSIDANKGASKGAGKSPGASCQ, encoded by the coding sequence ATGTCTTCTGTACAAAGCATCAGCGCCAGAGAATTACACGGTGTGGACCTGAAACAGGCCCTCATTGTGGATGTGCGCACTCCAATGGAATATTCTGAAAAGCGCCTTGCCTCTCCCACGGCTCTTGCCCCGGTGACGGAGCTTGACCCCCACGATACAGCCCTGCGCAGTGGCGCCCTTGAAGACACCCCCATTCTTGTCTTGTGCCGCAGCGGAGCACGCGCCAAAACCGCCGCCGCCAAATTTGCCGAATCGGGCTTCACCGATGTGCGCGTTATTGAGGGCGGCATCATTGCCTGCCAGGAAGAAGGTTTTGCCACGGTAGGCGAAGGCCAGCCCAAAACAGCCGCATCTTCGCCTTCGCTGGACCGTCAGGTACGGTTTGTGGCAGGCGCGCTCACACTGTTTTTCACCCTGCTGGGGCTTCTCGTCCATCCGGCGTTCTTCCTTGGTGCGCTGTTTGTTGGTGTGGGCCAGGTTTTTTCAGGCATCACCAACTGGTGCGGCATGGCGCTTCTGCTCATGCGCGCACCCTGGAACCAGAAGGGAGCCTCATGCGGTCTTGGCAAGGCCTGCTCCATCGACGCCAACAAGGGAGCAAGCAAAGGCGCTGGCAAAAGCCCCGGTGCAAGCTGCCAGTAG
- a CDS encoding MFS transporter, which translates to MPSVAASPVAPVGRPASPEPPQTLLSRDFILLFCMTMFCNSFIAVFYCFEQWLETMTISPNWRGVLLSSMFAMVLLFRPLASVYLLRRGKLLAMAISIVISSCVMLAYTYVGGPHAIGLIWVLRIVQGIALAVFSSCTVAVLVSCIPKGQSARGFAIFSLTMLLPYSIIPAAAEPILPLLGGEAGLFAISALLGIPSLLMLIPLAPRLRTPEMPSEDGGGLSRRALWQSVSHSGLFFVYMACLTFSIMTILAIFFIKGLCSVTGAHPAWFFSIYTLTIILVRLAGSNRLDTLPRYRVTLLCSLVLTFCMLGLAWGPLWAFVPLTCLYGLGLGLLYPLLAAAVYDRSTPDTRSINSNVMMATFDASGMLAPLIGGMVVDAGFGYRGVFTATAISVGLCGCCMLADRLRMSLRERKQNAEL; encoded by the coding sequence ATGCCGTCCGTTGCCGCTTCACCTGTTGCACCCGTAGGCCGCCCTGCATCGCCAGAGCCGCCGCAAACACTTCTCAGTCGTGATTTTATTTTGCTGTTTTGCATGACAATGTTCTGCAACAGCTTTATTGCAGTGTTCTACTGCTTCGAGCAGTGGCTGGAGACAATGACCATCAGCCCCAACTGGCGCGGCGTGTTGTTGTCTTCGATGTTTGCTATGGTTCTGCTGTTTCGTCCTCTGGCCAGCGTGTATCTGCTGCGACGCGGAAAACTGCTGGCAATGGCTATATCCATTGTCATTTCAAGCTGCGTCATGCTGGCATACACCTATGTGGGAGGCCCGCACGCTATCGGTCTGATATGGGTGTTGCGCATTGTGCAGGGCATTGCTCTGGCTGTTTTTTCAAGCTGCACAGTAGCGGTGCTGGTGAGCTGCATCCCCAAGGGGCAAAGCGCGCGCGGCTTCGCCATCTTTTCTCTCACCATGCTGCTGCCCTATTCCATCATTCCGGCTGCTGCAGAGCCCATACTGCCCCTGCTGGGCGGTGAAGCCGGGCTTTTCGCCATCTCGGCCCTGCTGGGTATACCTTCTCTGCTCATGCTCATTCCTTTGGCCCCCCGGCTGAGAACGCCGGAAATGCCCTCCGAAGATGGCGGAGGCCTGTCGCGACGTGCCTTGTGGCAATCCGTAAGCCATTCCGGCCTGTTCTTTGTGTATATGGCCTGCCTGACCTTCAGCATCATGACCATACTGGCCATTTTTTTCATCAAGGGCTTGTGTTCTGTCACGGGCGCGCACCCGGCATGGTTTTTCTCCATTTACACCCTGACCATCATTCTGGTGCGTCTTGCTGGCAGCAACAGGCTGGATACCCTGCCCAGATACCGGGTAACGCTTCTTTGCAGTCTGGTGCTGACCTTCTGCATGCTCGGGCTGGCCTGGGGGCCCCTGTGGGCCTTTGTGCCCCTTACATGCCTGTATGGTCTTGGCCTCGGCTTGCTCTATCCCCTGCTGGCCGCCGCTGTGTATGACCGCTCCACCCCAGACACACGCTCCATCAACTCCAACGTCATGATGGCAACATTTGACGCAAGCGGCATGCTGGCCCCCCTTATTGGCGGCATGGTGGTCGACGCGGGCTTTGGCTACAGGGGCGTATTTACGGCCACTGCCATTTCCGTAGGCCTGTGCGGCTGTTGCATGCTGGCCGACAGGCTCCGTATGTCCCTGCGTGAGCGCAAACAAAATGCAGAGCTGTAA
- a CDS encoding PEP/pyruvate-binding domain-containing protein, with translation MVSKLKKLFGRKPRISREQAMTAFHRRYASFKELLQANADLAGILANLNATQQGERHMETSQVRKEARRAIFRCDRMATTLNDISSQRHEGLNAAVQSIAKRIEKELDQRASGDVPTLTLDLREVDASMAYSVGGKNANLGELRNMLDMPVPRGFAITIKAGSIFLLRTPGLFKSMYSLLRSLDPEKTESINTVSRQVEQLICDAPVPVEVEKALLKAWDLAYGNDPQVVVALRSSAIAEDGVQSFAGQYRSLLGVTRNDLIAAFKTVVASLFSPRALAYRAGHGYALDATGMGLCCVEMVRSRAAGVAFSRHPVDLRSNSIVINGLWGLGEMVVDGSGTPDQWLVSRATGKITKAAIAHKAVRLRLVRTQTGVDSELTPVPEDLQDVPCLSDEQVRQLANMVMELERHYQYPQDMEWAVDEDDQIVLLQTRPMGLDSMAEEKTAPILGHLRPLLSGADVAARGVGCGPVVFVGDGEDITHFPEGAVMLMDHSSPSAMSAMRRASAIIAQTGSLTGHMASICREFGVPTLMNIPGVTGVLAPGQIVTVDALLGRIFDGEVPELLALRLTRPQARTDSPALMLLRRVAPYILPLHLVDPRADTFTPEHCTSLHDVMRYAHEMSYTEMFKISDSVTDNSAGVASELVSSIPLDLHIIDLGGGLRNPESRRVHPDDVTSVPFRKVLDGMLNPAVQARGPRPVNMRGFLSVMGQSVIGGNQEGSSRFGQRSYAIISDRYLNFSSRVGYHYAILDTWCGDSLSKNYIRFEFAGGAASDAQRVRRVRCIGLILKELGFTVELTGDRIRARYQKYPKSELCTRLDQLGRLLIMTRQMDMLMVNEAAVAACADKFLKGEYH, from the coding sequence GTGGTCAGTAAGCTCAAAAAACTTTTTGGCCGTAAGCCGCGCATCTCACGCGAACAGGCCATGACCGCTTTCCACAGGCGCTATGCTTCATTCAAGGAACTTTTACAGGCCAATGCGGATTTGGCGGGCATTCTGGCAAACCTCAACGCCACCCAACAGGGCGAGCGCCATATGGAAACCAGCCAGGTGCGTAAGGAAGCCCGCAGAGCCATTTTTCGCTGTGACCGCATGGCGACAACGCTCAACGATATTTCCAGCCAGCGTCATGAAGGCTTGAACGCAGCTGTGCAAAGCATAGCCAAGCGCATCGAAAAAGAATTGGATCAGCGCGCCAGCGGCGACGTGCCCACGCTTACTCTCGACCTCAGAGAGGTGGACGCAAGCATGGCCTACAGTGTGGGCGGCAAGAACGCCAACCTGGGCGAACTGCGCAATATGCTGGACATGCCCGTACCGCGCGGTTTCGCCATCACCATCAAGGCCGGAAGCATTTTTCTTTTGCGCACGCCGGGGCTTTTCAAGAGCATGTACTCCCTGCTGCGTTCCTTGGATCCAGAAAAAACGGAAAGCATCAATACCGTCTCCCGGCAGGTGGAGCAGCTCATCTGCGACGCCCCTGTGCCTGTTGAAGTTGAAAAAGCCCTGCTCAAGGCGTGGGATCTGGCCTATGGCAACGACCCTCAAGTAGTGGTGGCCCTGCGCTCCAGCGCCATTGCCGAAGACGGCGTGCAGTCCTTTGCCGGGCAATACCGCAGTTTGCTCGGCGTTACCCGCAACGACCTGATAGCAGCCTTCAAAACCGTGGTGGCCAGTCTTTTTTCGCCGCGCGCGCTGGCTTACCGCGCCGGGCACGGCTACGCCCTTGACGCCACAGGCATGGGCCTGTGCTGTGTGGAAATGGTGCGCTCCCGCGCCGCAGGCGTGGCTTTTTCACGCCACCCGGTGGATCTGCGCTCCAACAGTATCGTCATCAATGGCTTGTGGGGCTTGGGCGAAATGGTTGTGGACGGTTCCGGCACACCCGACCAATGGCTTGTATCGCGCGCCACAGGCAAAATTACCAAGGCAGCCATTGCCCACAAGGCTGTGCGCCTGCGGCTGGTGCGCACCCAAACAGGAGTGGACAGCGAACTGACCCCCGTGCCGGAAGACCTGCAAGATGTGCCGTGCCTCAGTGACGAGCAGGTGCGCCAGCTTGCCAATATGGTCATGGAACTGGAACGCCACTACCAGTATCCGCAGGATATGGAATGGGCCGTGGACGAGGACGACCAGATCGTCCTGCTGCAAACGCGGCCAATGGGGCTGGACAGCATGGCCGAAGAAAAAACCGCGCCCATTCTGGGGCATCTGCGTCCCCTGCTCTCCGGCGCGGACGTGGCAGCCAGAGGCGTGGGCTGCGGGCCAGTGGTATTTGTGGGCGACGGCGAAGACATCACCCACTTTCCCGAAGGCGCGGTCATGCTTATGGACCACTCCTCACCCAGCGCCATGTCGGCCATGCGCCGCGCTTCTGCCATTATTGCCCAGACTGGCAGCCTCACCGGGCATATGGCCTCCATATGCCGTGAATTTGGCGTGCCGACGCTTATGAACATACCCGGCGTTACCGGAGTGCTCGCTCCGGGGCAGATTGTCACGGTAGACGCCCTGTTGGGCAGAATTTTTGACGGCGAAGTACCGGAACTGCTGGCCTTGCGGCTGACCCGCCCCCAGGCCAGAACAGACAGCCCGGCCCTTATGCTGTTACGGCGTGTGGCCCCCTATATTCTGCCCCTGCATCTGGTAGACCCCAGAGCCGACACCTTTACCCCTGAACACTGTACTTCCCTGCACGACGTCATGCGCTACGCCCACGAAATGAGCTATACGGAGATGTTCAAAATATCCGACAGTGTCACTGACAACAGCGCGGGCGTTGCCAGTGAGCTTGTCAGCTCCATTCCGCTGGATCTTCATATCATTGACCTTGGCGGCGGGCTGCGTAACCCGGAATCCCGCCGGGTTCACCCCGATGACGTCACAAGCGTGCCCTTTCGGAAAGTTCTAGACGGCATGCTCAACCCTGCAGTGCAGGCGCGGGGGCCGCGCCCGGTGAATATGCGCGGCTTTCTTTCAGTTATGGGTCAGAGCGTCATTGGCGGCAACCAGGAGGGCAGCTCACGCTTCGGGCAACGCAGCTATGCCATTATTTCAGACCGTTATCTCAATTTTTCATCTCGCGTTGGGTATCACTACGCCATTCTCGATACGTGGTGCGGCGACTCGCTGAGCAAAAACTACATACGCTTTGAATTTGCAGGCGGAGCCGCCAGTGATGCGCAACGAGTACGCCGGGTACGCTGCATTGGCCTTATACTCAAAGAACTCGGCTTTACCGTTGAACTCACGGGTGATAGGATACGAGCACGCTACCAGAAATATCCCAAGTCCGAGTTGTGTACCCGGCTGGATCAACTGGGGCGTCTGCTTATCATGACTCGCCAGATGGATATGCTTATGGTCAACGAGGCAGCTGTAGCAGCCTGTGCCGACAAGTTCCTCAAGGGCGAGTATCATTAG